In Esox lucius isolate fEsoLuc1 chromosome 22, fEsoLuc1.pri, whole genome shotgun sequence, the genomic window AATTAACTTTAAAAGACCAGGTGTCCTCCGCGTACATGTGTCCTCAAATCCGACTGGAAGTCAGACGTCTCGATGATATACTGGATTTAATGCTGTCCTTTATGTCGCACGCTGTTTTACATAACGAGCCGCTGACTGACTGTTTCTTTTACCGGCTTGTCCCTGCCCGTCTGGTCGCAGCCGTGTGGAGCTGAAGAGGCTATGCGAGATCTTCACGCGGATGTTTGCCGACCCCCACAGCAAGGTGAGGACTCCCCCCCCGTCTGAAACAGACACGCTGTGTTGTCTGCCGCCAGTTGGAGTGTTTCTGTACTAACACGCTGTCTGGTTTGTTTTTTCGTCGCATGGCCTTCTTTGCGGTGGACTTTTAACTTCAGCGAGTAAGTGTCTGGTTTTCGTCTGTCACAataataattcaaatcaaaCTGTTCAGATGGTTGATGGATTAGTTatcagtatatgtgtgtgttgtaatgtttCTCTAGCAGCGTTGTGAACCTGTGTAGAATTGATTGATTGTGGTTgactttttctgtgtgtgtctggttccTCAGGTGTTCAGCATGTTCTTGGAGACTCTGGTAGACTTCATCACGTTGCACAGGGAGGACCTCCAGGACTGGCTCTTTGTCCTGCTAACCCAGCTACTGAAGAAGATGGGGGCCGATCTCCTGGGCTCCGTCCAGGCCAAGGTCCAGAAGGGTCTGGACGTCACCAGGTCAGAACGTCTTGTCTAAATGTTAAAACCCTGTGTTAGCGCTCTGCCTTGACACCCAAAGCCATTGATGCTGTAGTTCTGTGCATTGCTTTGATTGTGCTTTGAACCATCAGAAACTTGAAATGGTCTTGATGGTTTTCAAATGCATCGTTGTTTCTCAGAACAGTTTGCTTTATCACAAgtctcttcccatctctctcatctCAGGGATTCGTTCCCGTTCGACCAGCAGTTCAACATCCTGATGCGTTTCATTGTGGACCAAACCCAGACCCCCAACTTGAAGGTCAAGGTGGCCATCCTGCGCTACATTGAGGGCCTGGCCCGGCAGATGGACCCCAGCGACTTTGTCAACTCCAGCGAGACACGGCTGGCGGTCTCTCGCATCATCACCTGGACAACAGAACCGAAGAGCTCCGATGTCAGGAAGGTGGGTGATGCCGGGCCGCTTTGTTTCCGTGCTGCTGTAGCAACATCGGCTGCTTACTGTTTTACAAGGACGAAGCACTAATGAACATCCCCATAAATGTGACGAATTTGAACATCTGAATAACTTTCAGCAGTCCGAGGAAAAACTAGAACGATAACAATGACTTGCCAGCTTCATCCCgtttttcatttttgtattttaaactgCTAATTTCCCCCCAACGCATCGGCCCGCGGCCAACCCCAGAGCTTCAACCCTAACTGGGCAGGTGAGGAGTTATCAGGCAGGCCCTGCGCCACCGTAGCTTCTCTACCTGGGGAGGGGAACGTGGAGGAGAGGTGCAAGCAGGTAGAGGAGCCAGCCCCTTACGTCCGCCGTAACCTACAGCCAGGGCTCTCCGTCTCTAACCCAGCTTGGCCTCGCTGGCAAACACAGAGTGGCTTGTGCTTCGTAACGGGAATGCGGAGGCCGGGGGGTGGGAGTCATGAGGGCCTGAATGAGCCTGTTCCTTTCAAAGGGATCGTTGTAATGAGCGGATGTTCGGTAATGGGGAGGTAACGGCCGTTATGAATGTGGTGTGATTTTTGCATTTCTCAAGATTGTCGTGCTTCTGCTAATATCTACTCATGATTCAGGTATGGTTTAGGTGCAGTGAACTGTTTGTTTAGCCAACATGCATGTAATGTCTTACCGCAGAGTTACAACACCGGTTCGTATCAATGACAATGTGGTTTTAACTGGCCTGACTAACTGAATGCTAACTGAACCTAAACAACCATGACCGCCGTATTTCTCTTGAATGTATATGGATAATGTATCTGTTAATGCATTACTGGTTTTATAAGGTTATGTATCTGCTAACTGAACCTAAACAATAATGGCCGCCTTATTTCTCTTGAATGTATATAGATAATGTCTGTTCATGTATTACTGGTGTTATTAGGTTATGTATCTGCTAACTGAACCTAAACAACGATCTGCTGCTGAATTTCTCAAGAATGTATATGGATAATGTGTCTGTTAATGCATTACTGGTGTTTTAAGGTTATGTATGATCTCACTTGGATTGTGCTTTTGGGCTTCTCTGAGGGCCAAACATTTCCTTGAGTTTGCACTTCATAATTGCACCAAATATTGCATGAAATGTGAAGGAAAATGTTTTGCCTCTTTGACCCATAACCCCTCCGTGACCTCCCTGCCCCCCAGGCAGCCCAGGTAGTTCTGATTGCCCTGTTTGAGCTGAATACCCCGGAGTTCACCATGCTGCTGGGAGCCCTTCCGAAGACCTTCCAGGACGGCGCCACCAAACTGCTCCATAACCACCTGCGGAACACCAGCAACACCGCAGCGGTAaggcccccccgcccccccacgcCGCAACCGCCGACCTAATGCGCTGTCACTTTAACGACACCACCCTAGACACGAGGAGGAACATGGAGGCAAGTGGTTTTGGCTGAAAGAGCAGCCCCCTCGGGTCTCCTCCTGATCAGCTGATATTCTGTGACCTGCAGGCGTCTCCTGGCAACACCATGGGCCGCCCCCCCCCGGCGCGTCACTACAGCAGTCGCAGTAGCCCCCTCACCTCCCCCACCAACTCCCACGGCTCCCACGGGGGTCTGTCTCCCAGGTGAGTCTGAATGTGGGGGGACCAGGAGAGACTGTGACATCACTACTAACAAGTTTACCTTCGACAACTCGTTGATCCCTCCCCCGCCTCCTCCCtttctcacttctctctctttttctccctcacgACTCccctttttccttccttccttctttcctttcttaATCCTTCCTTctcccctaacccccccccgTCCTCCCCCCTCGCCATGCTGTGGGTACATAACAGTCGACTGTGGGGTTGGAGTGGTGATGGCCTGTCAAAGTACCCCCCTCCCTttccttcatccctctcctccatccctgccGCCCCCCCTTTCAAGACCCTGCGATGTGCTTACACTCCCAGGTACTCTACCATAGCTgtcacacccccaccccccccacggTCCACTATTTACTTCTGTTTACTTCTACACCACATTAACAACCTGTCTGTTCCTTACACTCTTGATCTATTCACAATATGCTTTTTACATAGAAAATCTCACCAATCTGTTGTTGCCCGGGCAGACGTCCCTCCCCCTTTTTGGTAGGGTTGTGTGTGAACCTATGACTGGTACTTCTATAAtaaccccctcaccccccctGTGGCCTGAAGCATGTTGGAGTGCGACACTGAGAACCTCAACTCTGATGACATCTACAGCTCGCTCCGAGGTGTGACTGAGGCCATCCAGAACTTCAGCTTCCGCAGCCAGGAGGACCTGCTAGAGCCAGGCAGGGGCAAGAGGGAGGCCACGGTCAGTGGGCCAGGCGGTTGGGCTTTTCTACTTCTCATGAAGTGgccactgtctctctttctctctctctatctctatgtctctctctctctatctctttctctgtctatctctcattcaaggggtatttctttatttttactattttccacattctagaataatagtgaagacatcaaaactatgaaataacacatttggaatcatgttttataaaaaaaatagaaaagagttaaaccaaaatacatttttattttttattcttataAGTAGCtaccttttgcctgaattacatgtttgcacactcttggcaatCTCTCAAAGGATGGCTACTATGAAGAATCACATTTGTATCTGAAGAAAAGTATTTTCATCTGTCTAAcacttttggttactacatgattccatgtgtgttatttcagagttttgatgtcttcactctGATTCTACAACAATtaagtaataaaacaaaataaatcccaTTGAGTGAGTAGGTGGggccaaacttttgactggtgccGTATAATAAGCCCCTGGAGAGACAATTAGATGCAGGTGTCATTACCTTTGGACCTGGGATGTGACTGCGGTACCTCTGAAATGGTTTTAACATTGGGGTGGTTGTTACATAATACACAAATCGCCGTTGTTAGCGTTGTCGTTACGTTACCTGCGTGGTTCTGTATGGCCAGTAGGTTGTGTTCTAAACGCCGTCGGGTCGGTTCTCTCCACAGCCGGGTCTGGGAGCTTCATCGGAGCTGGGCGGTGTCGACGTGGTGGAGGGGCCCGCGGGGCGCATGGCACTGGACAACAAGACCTCCCTACTCAACACCCCATCGCCCCGGGCCTTCTCCGGTCCGCGGGGACGCGACTACAACCCCTACAACTACACTGACACCATCGGCGCCTACGACAAGCCGGCCCTCAGGGAGGCCGTGTCCGAGGGCGGCGTGGAGCCACTAGCCGACGGTGAGGCCTCCGCCTGGGATCACGTTTTACTCCCCCCGAAGCTGACATAATGACGCCCGTCCCTGACATAGCTCCGGTCAGACGTACTGAaaccctccccccctctctccccccctcccccccccccctccccacgcAGGCCGTCGTCAGGAGAGCTGCGGTGAAAATAAGGTGCTGCCAGCGAGGCAGTGTTCGCCGGCGGAGCAGCTGGAGATGGTGATTCCCCTGGTTCTTGTGATGACTATAGTAAAACACCGCCGGGCGCCGCCATTAACAGGATGTACGTGAGATCGGGGGCGGAGTGGCCCAGCGGGATAGTGGGTCGATTCGGGGGCCCTCTGCTGTTCTGGCACCCCCCCTTCTCACACATCCGCTACTGGCCTACATTTACGCCGGGTTATAAAGCGCTCATAAGGACCTAGCCGCCGACATAGAGGTCcgactcagacacacacaatgtttcACTGGTCCTGTGGTCACCCAGTCGTCTCTCTCCGGTGGTCCCCTGAAGGTGTCGGAGCTGTTGAAGGAGTTGTCCACCCCCAGCGAGAGGccggaggagaggaggggggccCTGGTGGAGCTGCTGAAGATTGCCCGGGAGGACAGCCTGCTGGTCTGGGAAGAACACTTCAAAACCATGCTGCTGCTACTACTGGAGACCCTGGCTGATCAGGACGTAAGcaccagggagggaggggaagatggatggatggatgaactGGGAGAGAAGGATGGGGAGGTGGGGATGGATGAactgggagagaaagatggggaGGTGGGGATGGATGAactgggagagaaagatggggaGGTGGAGATGGATGAactgggagagaaagatggggaGGTGGAGATGGATGAactgggagagaaagatggggaGGTGGAGATGGATGAactgggagagaaagatggggaGGTGGAGATGGATGAactgggagagaaagatggggaggtggagatagatggaaataaaataatgaaaccgTAAAATGTGACGTGTTTGTCCCGAGAGAGTCGCCTCGGCCTGATGTTTCGCCGCAGCTGTTTTTTTCCCTATCCCCCGTTTCCAACCGCCCGGTTCTGAGCGTGCTGTATCCATTTTCTTTCCCTCCGGGCAGCACACAATCCGGGCCCTGGCCCTGCGCGTGCTGAAGGAGATCTTGCGCAACCAGCCGGCTCGCTTTAAGAACTACGCCGAGCTCACCATCATGAAGACTCTGGAGGCCCACAAAGACTCCCACAAGGAGGTGAGTTTCCCTACAACAGGCTGTCTAGAGGCCATGGACCAGGCCGCTCTTCATACCGTGGAGAGAGGACAGCCTGGTCCTGTGTAGCACAGTGTTAGCACAGCCAAATCTAAACATGGCAACCTGTCTGCTCCTTGACTGTCACCAACCTCATACCATCTCCCCCCTGCCTCCGCCCAGGTGGTGCGAGCGGCGGAGGAATCGGCCTCCACCCTGGCCGGCTCCATCCACCCGGAGCAGTGTGTCAAGGTGCTGTGTCCCATCGTCCAGACGGCCGACTACCCCATCAACCTGGCCGCCATCAAGATGCAGACCAAGGTGATCGAACGCATCACCCAGGAGTCCCTCCAACTGCTGCTGTCGGACATCATACCGGGACTGCTGCAGGTAACCGGCCGCGTGGATCCGCCTGGGACTCTCTTAGGCGGTGGTGTTAAGAAGAACAAGCAAAGTAAgcgtgtgtgtctttctaaTGACGCTGTCTTACTGGCCCGGTCTCTGAACAGGGCTATGATGACATGGAGAGCAGTGTGAGGAAGGCCAGTGTGTTTTGCCTGGTGGCCATTTACTCCGTGATCGGTGACGAGCTCAAGCCTCACCTGGCCCAGCTCACCGGAAGCAAGGTACGCTAATTGCTAACCTTCCCGGCGTCTCCCGGTCAGGTCCGAGAGGTGGAGGACCGAGGCTTTTATTCCCCgggttttttcttttctttcctttctttaaatgttgtctttaggATCAGATGGTTCAGTGTTTCTCTGTTCATCCCAACAGATGAAGCTGCTGAATTTATACATCAAGAGAGCCCAGACGTCCACCGGCAACATCAGCAGCACCTCTGATGTTTTCTCACACTAATGAACGAGGCCCTCTGGCTCCATCCCTGTGTGCAGACACGTCCTGTTACGGGGCTGTGTTCATTAGGCTCAAAATGGATGGAATCGTGGGGAGAACAACATGGACGTACTGGTTACAAAAAGAAATGCTCATTTTCCATTGTTGTCCGGTTGCAAAagtgttaaaaaatattttccctttTGAACGTGACTCAGATGGAGGAAACACTTGTGcctcagtctttctctccaGACCTCCTGATGGTTACCGTATATTTCATCATTAAGGCTGTTTCCCTAAATGGAAACTATACCTGTTACAATCAGTATTTTATTTCCTTCAACTTTGTTGTCTTGTAAATATATTCATTCCACTTATTTCATGTGGATTTGACTGTGACACTACAACTTTTTagtaaaatgaatgtaaagtTCTCTAAATGAAACCTGGATCCGTTATAAACCATTTGAAAGGTTTCCGTGTTGATGGGAGCTGAGTGCTGCGGTTCGCCAGTGCCTCTTTGTGCTCCTTTGCCAGGCCTGTTGGGAAACACGATTGTTCCGGCATTTGGCGGGGTGCAATTTAGAAATGTAGATTTCGATTGTCATTCTTGGCTATCGAAATCACACACTAATTATTTGCTGTCTGAAAAGATTTGCGGCAATGCTACATGTCTTCAACTTGTGTTTAGAGAAGAATCCCTGTGAAGagtaacacatttttcatttaggTAGACTGTTCATTTCGGTTAATGGGAGATCATTTGCCTGTCCAGTGATTAGTAAAGGCAATGAAAGGCTGTTTAATGAACATGGGTGTTGGCTGGGATGTCTGTGTGGTCAACACCATAACTCCTGGGAATCAAGGATCAGAAAATATTAACCTTCAGACACTGAAAATTAATAAGgggaaataattgtttttatgtgcTTTGAATTTAGcacaatttcttttttaaagagaACAAAAACTATTGGCAcctgcagtgttctcttaaccTCATGATTAACTCCAAATTTCAATGTAAATCACAGTGAATGAGTCCTACGATCTTCAAATATTAGTCATTGGGCAATACATATTGGTCTTAAATTAGAAACATGAAGACAATCTGAAATCGAAGTTAATGAGAAACATTTGTCCAAATTCTGAGTTCTGTTgtggttttttatttttttttcatgcaaGGATATAGGAGCCTAAAAGAGTTAAGTTTTGTGTTTCGAATTGAACCCAGCAATGAAACAGCAATACTTAACTAGTCACAAAGATCCCACTACTTGTATGAACTATGTTGTCAGAGCACTGTAAATTACCATTGTGAGttaatgtcattattttcactgtacagaTGTCCGTTTTTACAATGTTACTGCTGCTTCAGAAATACTAACCATGGCGTTAAACCTAATGTATTTTGCTGTACTTTACTTATTATGAATGTTCAAGGTACAGTCGTGTTGCTTAGAAATCAAGGCTGAGGTTAATTCCATTTCAGTTCACTCCTGTTGAGGAAGCTTACATTCCACTTTCTTGTCTCCGCTCTACAGGGAAGCAAATGGTAGTCGGAGTTTCGGTTGACTTCCCCgatttgtttaatttgaaatggAATTTAACCCCGCTGTTTTTGGACAGGAGTGTGCGGTGTTAATGAGAACTATTGGGCCTTACTCTGCTGGTGGAGGACAGCTTCACTAAACTGACTGttaaatgtactgtaacatGGCACCGTGTTTCTTATCCAGTGTTGGGAGCTCAGCCATTTCATTGGTTCTGGACCGGTAGGAATAGGTTCACCCCATGGTCCAAAATGTGGTAAAATACAAACGCAGCGTTTCGTTTTGATAAAACCTGCCTGTTGTGAATGagcttctttattttttttatttttatttttttttacagtacaaCACTTAATAATCGATTATTAAGAAGCTTGGTATAGAAAAATAATTAGTATTCCAAGTTCTTTGGATGCAGTGGGAACATGCGTATTATATATACCCGGTGATTACATTCCCCGTTCTGACTTTATGTTGACAAAACTCTATGAATGTCTGGTCACTCACACACTTGCGTTCCGCTGCAGTCACAGAGCTCGGGctaattcatcagaccacacagcATGTACAGGGCTGTGTGCGCGTTTTGGCCTGTATCGACATGGAAACCCTGTCATCCTCATGCCttgatggggtgtgtgtgtgtgtgtgtgtcctgtgttttttttttgtgacacTATGCCTGCCATTTATTACTGCATACTAACTGCTTTGGAATATTGCTTTGAAATGGGTCTTTCTGCTTTCATTTCAAACGGATGTTACGTTTCATTGAAAAGACAAAGGGTCACAAATGGCTTCCTATTCCCATCGTAGTGCACTCTTTTGACCAGATCCCTATGAGACCCGGTCAAAAGTAGTTCTCCATATAGAGGTTTGGATGTAATTTAGTATGCATCCTATGGCTACTGTAAATAGGCTAAAGCCAGTCTTTTAATGGCAGCATTTTCCACAGATCTAGTGTCGGCTTGGCTGTTTTATTCGTTGTGATTATTTACATTGCATGCtccttttgttaaacatcagTCATTGTTTTATCCTTCCATATCTATATTTAtacaaaatatgtttgattTTCTGTACAACTGTACATATTTCCTGTTTGGTTCACTTCGCTCTCCTGTGGTGGAATTAGCAGAAATGTTGacttgaaataaaacaacttcAGACTTCTACATTTTGACTGTCAAAAGCATGAAATCATGTACTTTTTCTTTTGACATTGAGTCTATATCTGTCCCTGTATCTATCGTCAAttttactgtgtatgtgtgtccatccatccatcttctcccgcttatccggggccgggtcgcgggggcagcagtctaagcagggatgcccagacttccctctccccagacacttcctctagctcttccggggggacaccgaggcgttcccaggccagccgggagacatagtccctccagcgtgtcctaggtcttccccggggtctcttcccggtgggacgggaccggaacaccttcccaggaaggcgttccggaggcatccgaaaaagatgcccaagccacctcagctgacccctctcgatgtggaggagcagcggctctactctgagctcctcccgggtgaccgagcttctcaccctatctctaagggatcgcccggccaccctgcggagaaagctcatttcggccgcctgtatccgggatcttgtcctttcggtcatgacccaaagctcatgaccataggtgagagtaggaacgtagattgactggtaaatcgagagcttcgccttgcggctcagctctttcttcaccacgacagaccgatacatcgactgcattactgcagaagctgtaccgatccgtctgtcaatctcccgttccatccttccctcactcgtgaacaagacccctagatacttaaactcctccacttgaggcaggcactctccaccaacctgaagtgggcaagccacccttttccgactgaggaccatggcctcagatttggaggtactgattttcatccccaccgcttcacactcggctgcaaaccgtcccagtgcatgctgaaggtcctggttagaaggggccaacacgacaacatcatctgcaaagagcagagacgaaattgtgtggtccccaaacctgacaccctccggcccctggctgcgcctagaaattctgtccataaaaattacgaacagaaccggtgacaaagggcagccctgccggagtccaacatgcactgggaacaagtctgacttactgccggcaatgcggaccaagctcctgcttcggttgtacagggacctgacagcccttagcaaaggacccaggaccccatattccccaagcaccctccacaagatgccgcgagggacacagtcgaatgctttctccaaatccacaaaacacatgtggattggttgggcaaactcccatgaaccctccaacaccccgtagagggtatagagctggtccagtgttccacggcccggacgaaaaccacactgttcctcctgaatccgaggttctactatcggccgtattctcctctccagaaccctggcatagactttcccggggaggctgagaagtgtgatccccctatagttggaacacaccctccggtcccccttcttaaaaagagggaccaccaccccggtctgccatccaagaggcactgtccccgaccgccacgcgatgttgcacaggcgtgtcaaccaagacagccccacaacatccagagacttgaggtactcagggcggatctcatccacccccggtgccttgccaccgaggagtttcttgaccacctcagtgacttcagcccgggtgatggacgagtccacctctgagccctcatcctctgcttcctcaatggaagacgtgtcagcgggattgaggagatcctcgaagtactccttccaccgcccgacgacatcctcagttgaggtcaacagctgtccacctctactgtaaacagcgttggtagggcactgtttccctctcctgaggcgccggatggtttgccagaatctcttcgaggccagccgatagtccttctccatggcctcaccgaactcctcccaggcccgagtttttgcctccacaaccacccgggctgcagcccgcttggcctgtcggtacccgtcagctgcctcaggagtcccacaagccaaccaggcctgataggactccttcttcagcttgacggcatcccttacttccggtgtccaccaccgggttcggggattgccgcctcgacaggcaccggagaccttacggccacagctccgagcggccgcttcgacaatggcggtggagaacatggtccactcggactcaatatctccaacctccctcgggatccagtcgaaactctgccggaggtgggagttaaagatctctctgacaggagactcggccagacgttcccagcagacccttacagtacgcttgggcctgccgagtctgtccagcttcctcccccgccatcggatccaactcaccaccaggtggtgatcagttgacagctccgcccctctcttcacccgagtgtccaagacatacggccgcaggtcagatgagacgacaacaaagtcgatcatcgacctgcggcctagggtgtcctggtgccacgtgcactgatggacacccttatgcttgaacatggtgttcgttatggacaaactgtgactagcacagaagtccaataattgaacaccactcgggttcagatccggggggccgttcctcccaatcacgcccctccaggtgtcactgtcgttgcccacgtgggcgttgaagtcccccagtagaacaatagagtccccagtcggagcactttccagcacccctcccagagactccaagaaggtcgggtactctgcactgccgttcggcccgtaggcacaaacaacagtgagagacctatccccgacccgtaggcgcagggaaacgaccctctcgttcaccggggtaaactccaacacatggcggcagagctggggagctatgagcaaacccacaccagcccgccgcctctcaccatgggcaactccagagtggtgaagagtccatcctctctcaaggagtgtggttccagagcccaagccgtgtgtagaggtgatcccgattacctctaatcggaacctctcaacctcacgcaccaactcaggctccttcccctgtgtatgtgtgtgtatatatatataatttattatatatattatactgtgtttgtatgtattgtatacACATAGTCTATATATAACTACTGTTCCTCCAAGAACTCCATGCAATCTCTAAAATATTCTTCATGACTTGGGAATAACAGCAGATGGCGctcttttcatttatttttgtgaagAGGAAAATAATCACTGtcttttcatctgtgtgtgttttttcattATTCGGCTATAGAAGTGAGAAGCGATCTGAAGATTCAATTGAGCTGTTAGTAGTGATTCTGTAAGTTGTCGGGAGGAGGGGGTCAGGAGGTCACAGAAGCCCGGTCAGGGTCTGGGGTCGGTCACAGCTACCAGTCCATTTCAGAACATGGTGAATCGGCCAGATATTTGTCACGGCGGcatcctttgtgtgtgtgtctgtgtgcgctgTATGGTCATCTGAACTGGCACTAACAACGAGTGGAAACACTATCATCAAGTCCGTCTTTATTACTACAAGGTGTTAGTGGGCCAGCTCGCTTTGAAGCGGATTCCCTGTGTTGAAAATTATAACCGTAGCATATGAATTAATTAACATCGGGGCGACTGTGTGACTTAGCTGAGATATTAAGATCTGAAGGCTCTATACGGGCGTGATCCTCTGAATCACTCAGCACACCAAATGTTCTTCGTTTTAACGTCAGGAGCAGAAAGGGCAACGCTGCGGTGTGTTCTCGGCCTGCCCGGCAGCTACCGAGCCTCGCCTCCGTTCGCCGAGAAACTCTGATCGCGACCGGGATCTCTACGGTGTGTTCTCGACCTGCCCGGCAGCTGCCTCGCCTCCGTTCGCCGAGAAACTCTGATCGCGACCGGGATCTCTGCGGTGGCCGTGTCTCATCTCCGACACGCCACCGAGGCCTCCTCGCCACTCTACGACGCTCTACTTAGCTCTATTAGTATTCACATGCTGAAAATTAATTGTGTTAAACCCCCTCCTCCCGCCAATTTCCCCCCGCCCTGGCAAACCCCCTTCTGTTTAAAGATCTTTATGGTGTATGATTAGGGCACATTTCCCCGAGCAGGCAGGGAGTGGCGGCTGGGTCGGTAGGTCGCCATAATGAAAGAAAACGACTTCATTGTGAGATGACTAGGCCATAAATCATCAGGCCATTTTCTATAAATCACGGCAGATGGCAGGGAGCTGTGCGGTGGACTCATGGGAGCTCGTATGCCCCTGTGCATGATGGGAATGGCTGTAACGGCAGCGCAGCGCCAGACGCTGGCAGAGTAAGAGGTCAGTGAGAAGAGGAAGACAGTGAAGCAGAGAAGCCGGGCGCTGTGGGGGGAGGGCAGGGATGATAGGAACGAGAGGTTTAGTTtatgtgtgggtctgtgtgtgtgtctgtatctgtgtgtcagAGTACCTGCCTGATGAGATGCAAGAGGACCC contains:
- the LOC105019968 gene encoding CLIP-associating protein 1 isoform X15, producing the protein MLRKLVCRKICAYKNFDDDDSVDGGRSSSSKGLSSGKKSLSVGSVRRPSSASSTKSTGRDGAGAAAGAVDEEDFIRAFDDVPTMQLFSNRELEDTMTKIREVLADDKRDWEHRVTALKKIRSLLLAGAVEFDGFSQQLRLMEAAFKMSAKDLRSQVVREACITLGHLSYLLGNRFDHCAESIIPTLLNLVSNSAKVMATSGIAAIRLIIRHTHFPRLIPIVASSCQSKSVAVRRRCFEFMDLLLQEWQTNSLERHVAVLTETIKKGVHDADSEARSVARKCYWTFHGHFSREAEQLFQALESSYQKALQSHLKSSDSVMSQPASDRSSSSSQESLNRPQSAKNSVGSTLTRTTVAPSRVPSTPGSLQRSRSDVDVNAATSARAKTRMTPVPALPAPFSSASALPPGSYASLGTPGNVRPQGRVRTRRTSAGGSVGVGPSVTDSRGRSRAKMVSVSQPGSRSGSPGRLLGHTYGRTPRATAGPAPADRRPKVPRSQGCSRDTSPDRSALARSRIPRPSMSQGCSRETSRESSRDTSPARGFSPLASRQVSRSAESVGHPERLGLAHQARISASVNAMRILNTGTEVEAAVADALLLGDARNSKRRPVRRRYESPGIYSDDDANSDASSACSERSYGSRNGGPPHYMRQTEDVAEVLNHCASSNWSERKEGLLGLQNLLKSQRTLSRVELKRLCEIFTRMFADPHSKRVFSMFLETLVDFITLHREDLQDWLFVLLTQLLKKMGADLLGSVQAKVQKGLDVTRDSFPFDQQFNILMRFIVDQTQTPNLKVKVAILRYIEGLARQMDPSDFVNSSETRLAVSRIITWTTEPKSSDVRKSFNPNWAGEELSGRPCATVASLPGEGNVEERCKQAAQVVLIALFELNTPEFTMLLGALPKTFQDGATKLLHNHLRNTSNTAAASPGNTMGRPPPARHYSSRSSPLTSPTNSHGSHGGLSPSRLWGWSGDGLSKYPPPFPSSLSSIPAAPPFKTLRCAYTPSMLECDTENLNSDDIYSSLRGVTEAIQNFSFRSQEDLLEPGRGKREATPGLGASSELGGVDVVEGPAGRMALDNKTSLLNTPSPRAFSGPRGRDYNPYNYTDTIGAYDKPALREAVSEGGVEPLADGRRQESCGENKVLPARQCSPAEQLEMVSELLKELSTPSERPEERRGALVELLKIAREDSLLVWEEHFKTMLLLLLETLADQDHTIRALALRVLKEILRNQPARFKNYAELTIMKTLEAHKDSHKEVVRAAEESASTLAGSIHPEQCVKVLCPIVQTADYPINLAAIKMQTKVIERITQESLQLLLSDIIPGLLQGYDDMESSVRKASVFCLVAIYSVIGDELKPHLAQLTGSKMKLLNLYIKRAQTSTGNISSTSDVFSH